In the Manis javanica isolate MJ-LG chromosome 14, MJ_LKY, whole genome shotgun sequence genome, one interval contains:
- the DPM3 gene encoding dolichol-phosphate mannosyltransferase subunit 3: protein MTKLAQWLWGLALVSATWAALTLGAVGLELPSACREVLWPLPAYLLVSAGCYALGTVGYRVATFHDCEDAAHELQSQIQEARADLARRGMRF from the coding sequence ATGACGAAATTAGCGCAGTGGCTTTGGGGACTGGCACTTGTGAGCGCCACCTGGGCGGCCCTGACCCTCGGAGCCGTGGGCCTGGAGCTGCCCTCGGCATGCCGGGAGGTCCTGTGGCCACTTCCCGCCTACTTGCTGGTGTCCGCCGGTTGCTATGCCCTGGGCACTGTGGGCTATCGCGTGGCCACTTTTCACGACTGCGAGGATGCCGCCCACGAACTGCAGAGCCAGATCCAGGAGGCCCGAGCCGACTTAGCCCGTAGGGGGATGCGCTTCTGA
- the SLC50A1 gene encoding sugar transporter SWEET1 isoform X2, producing the protein MPRGRGWRREGRDSGVAGGGPRVPAPGGMEAGGVADSLLSGACVLFTLGMFSTGLSDLRHMRMTRSVDSVQFLPFLTTDFNNLSWLSYGALKGDGTLIIVNTVGAVLQTLYILVYLHYCPRKAKVIQTKSTQRLSFSLTIATLLTSTSWTLYGFRLRDPYIMVPNFPGILTSLIRFWLFWKYPHKQDRNYQLLQT; encoded by the exons ATGCCACGGGGGCGGGGCTGGAGACGCGAGGGGCGGGACTCCGGCGTCGCCGGCGGTGGACCGCGGGTTCCGGCTCCGGGAGGGATGGAGGCGGGCGGCGTGGCCGACTCGCTCCTTTCCGGAGCTTGTGTGCTCTTCACCCTCGGCATGTTCTCCACCGGCCT CTCGGACCTCAGGCACATGCGGATGACTCGGAGCGTGGACAGTGTCCAGTTCCTGCCCTTTCTCACCACGGATTTCAA CAACCTGAGCTGGCTGAGTTATGGGGCCTTGAAGGGTGATGGGACTCTAATCATCGTCAACACCGTGGGTGCTGTGCTTCAGACCCTGTATATCTTGGTATATCTGCACTACTGCCCTCGAAAG GCCAAGGTCATTCAGACTAAATCAACTCAACGTCTCTCCTTCTCACTCACCATTGCCACCCTCTTGACCTCTACCTCCTGGACCCTCTACGGGTTTCGACTCAGAGATCCCTACATCATG GTGCCCAACTTCCCAGGGATCCTCACCAGCCTCATTCGCTTCTGGCTTTTCTGGAAGTACCCCCACAAGCAAGACAGGAACTATCAGCTCCTGCAAACCTGA
- the SLC50A1 gene encoding sugar transporter SWEET1 isoform X1, producing the protein MPRGRGWRREGRDSGVAGGGPRVPAPGGMEAGGVADSLLSGACVLFTLGMFSTGLSDLRHMRMTRSVDSVQFLPFLTTDFNNLSWLSYGALKGDGTLIIVNTVGAVLQTLYILVYLHYCPRKHTVLLQTAVLLGVLLLGFCYLWLVVPDPKARLQQLGLFSSACTISMYLSPLADLAKVIQTKSTQRLSFSLTIATLLTSTSWTLYGFRLRDPYIMVPNFPGILTSLIRFWLFWKYPHKQDRNYQLLQT; encoded by the exons ATGCCACGGGGGCGGGGCTGGAGACGCGAGGGGCGGGACTCCGGCGTCGCCGGCGGTGGACCGCGGGTTCCGGCTCCGGGAGGGATGGAGGCGGGCGGCGTGGCCGACTCGCTCCTTTCCGGAGCTTGTGTGCTCTTCACCCTCGGCATGTTCTCCACCGGCCT CTCGGACCTCAGGCACATGCGGATGACTCGGAGCGTGGACAGTGTCCAGTTCCTGCCCTTTCTCACCACGGATTTCAA CAACCTGAGCTGGCTGAGTTATGGGGCCTTGAAGGGTGATGGGACTCTAATCATCGTCAACACCGTGGGTGCTGTGCTTCAGACCCTGTATATCTTGGTATATCTGCACTACTGCCCTCGAAAG CATACTGTGCTCCTTCAGACTGCAGTCCTGCTGGGGGTCCTTCTCCTGGGTTTTTGCTACTTATGGTTGGTGGTGCCAGACCCTAAGGCCCGGCTTCAGCAGCTGGGCCTCTTCTCCAGTGCCTGCACCATCAGTATGTACCTCTCACCACTGGCTGACTTG GCCAAGGTCATTCAGACTAAATCAACTCAACGTCTCTCCTTCTCACTCACCATTGCCACCCTCTTGACCTCTACCTCCTGGACCCTCTACGGGTTTCGACTCAGAGATCCCTACATCATG GTGCCCAACTTCCCAGGGATCCTCACCAGCCTCATTCGCTTCTGGCTTTTCTGGAAGTACCCCCACAAGCAAGACAGGAACTATCAGCTCCTGCAAACCTGA
- the SLC50A1 gene encoding sugar transporter SWEET1 isoform X3, with translation MRMTRSVDSVQFLPFLTTDFNNLSWLSYGALKGDGTLIIVNTVGAVLQTLYILVYLHYCPRKHTVLLQTAVLLGVLLLGFCYLWLVVPDPKARLQQLGLFSSACTISMYLSPLADLAKVIQTKSTQRLSFSLTIATLLTSTSWTLYGFRLRDPYIMVPNFPGILTSLIRFWLFWKYPHKQDRNYQLLQT, from the exons ATGCGGATGACTCGGAGCGTGGACAGTGTCCAGTTCCTGCCCTTTCTCACCACGGATTTCAA CAACCTGAGCTGGCTGAGTTATGGGGCCTTGAAGGGTGATGGGACTCTAATCATCGTCAACACCGTGGGTGCTGTGCTTCAGACCCTGTATATCTTGGTATATCTGCACTACTGCCCTCGAAAG CATACTGTGCTCCTTCAGACTGCAGTCCTGCTGGGGGTCCTTCTCCTGGGTTTTTGCTACTTATGGTTGGTGGTGCCAGACCCTAAGGCCCGGCTTCAGCAGCTGGGCCTCTTCTCCAGTGCCTGCACCATCAGTATGTACCTCTCACCACTGGCTGACTTG GCCAAGGTCATTCAGACTAAATCAACTCAACGTCTCTCCTTCTCACTCACCATTGCCACCCTCTTGACCTCTACCTCCTGGACCCTCTACGGGTTTCGACTCAGAGATCCCTACATCATG GTGCCCAACTTCCCAGGGATCCTCACCAGCCTCATTCGCTTCTGGCTTTTCTGGAAGTACCCCCACAAGCAAGACAGGAACTATCAGCTCCTGCAAACCTGA